Genomic DNA from Porites lutea chromosome 4, jaPorLute2.1, whole genome shotgun sequence:
gagtagttctactttttgcaacataatctgtacatgttgcgcgttttagcAGCCAaagccaaacttgttttgcagcaagtgacgtaACTTTTGTTTGTCACTGCCGCGTAAGCATGGTAAGTCAGATCTTAGAATTTCGTCAACTAagaacaacctgatttgttgcaagacaggtttgaacgtacGTGGTAAAACGTGAAACATTGCTTTCTTACTCGTTTTGCAGAAGTGTTGCAAAACAGGTTGCACATTTTTGTCGCCCTTTTTACCGTTGCCTAAGACATAAACGGTACATTACTTACAGCTGAATAAAGGTAGGCCTTTCTGACAGGCTCCTTTGGATTAGGCGGAGATAAAACGAGTTTCATATTCTCAATCATTCTTCCTACCAAGGCACCTATTAAAAATTCATCAAACAAGATTTGTTActcaaacaaacaagtaaactATAGATTTAAAAAGAACAACCAAAAGCGGTAGGCCAAAAGTACAAGGAACACCAGTGAAAGACTTCAGATAttagaaaacaatggttatttttaaacaatttttccatGTCTCATTTTGGCTAGTTGAGAATAGATGGCACTACATTCCAGAGACAAAAACTAGCCTGAGCTGCATTAGCTGGCGGTTTTGTTGAACCGGGAAGGAGCGTGAGCGAGAGGCGGAGCCGCGAAGGACTGGGTAAAGACAATGGAAGAACAAATGTTAATTTGCTACTTAAGAAACGAGAAAGGGACTGGACCGAGCTTGCTTTTGCAAAGATTTCTGGGATTCTCGCTACAGTTACTATGGACGGGGCAGAAATGGCCATATATATTGGGGACTTTAACATGtcacgacggcgacgacaacgagaacgtcaaaaaagcaataggttcaATAGGCAacacaacaactctgcacgtgcgtCACCCTTTTTTgatttgtacatttctttgccgtccctgcatAACTACGATGTAAAATGACCAAAGTTTGAGTTAACTTGAGAACGGGaccggcaaggcgataaatttaTCCATCTCTCTCTGAACTTGGACGCTgtcccctctcttcagttcTTATCTAACTTTCCTACTTTTAAGTAAATTGTGACTTGATATGAGGgcgaaaaagtttcaaaagacgcgaagtctatttttcagcgaggTTTCCATTggcgtcgccgttgtcggatcgtatccaacgacgcggacagTAACGAGAccataaaaaaacaatagatttaataagcaaaaaaaaaatctttgcaCGTGCATAACACTTTTTTGACATTCTTTGCCCGTTCttacacgactacgacgtgaaaatgcctaatttcgcttTTAAGGAAtatgtaaacaagcaacgactaattttctttatctttctgagattgaatatggtcccttgaaattcagcttaaggagggttcgcctacaattgacaaagtgaGTGTATAGGagtaatcgctataaagactgaaagaacgtaaattaagtttttaagcgacgttcttgttgccgtcgcgtcgttggatcttaaagtcccttacgaaactacgacggcgacggcaaagggaacgtcaaaaaagcaaaagaattaatgagcaaaacaacaactctgcacgtgcatcacgctttttagtacatttctttgccgtccctgcacaACTTCGACgcgaaatgaccaaattttaagtctACCTGGGAaagggaacggcaaggcgataaattctaccatctctgtcagAATTCGGGCGCGGTcccttctcttcagctccaaactaaattcccttcttttaagtaactgagccccttggaataatcgcgaaaaaaatgagaggatgcgaagtctatttttcagcgacgttttcatggacgtcgtcATTGTCGGATCCTTTTAGCTCACCGACGCgcccccagtaacgatcccagggacgggacgcatttcggctccaatCCCTTTCTCGTTTCTCAAGCAGTCGCGCCAGTCCCCGTTCATTCGCACGCTCCCCGACAAAACGGCCAGCTAAGAAGACTAGGAAGGAATTTGCTAAACAAACCTCCGGTGAGTCTAGCTTTTTCTCGGGTGTTGAAATTCCACATCATGGAAAAGTCTCCCACAGTTCCAAGATCTTTGTAAGTTGTTCCATTTAGTACCCAGTCAGGTAGCGTCATGTTCTGAGATTCCTACAAACAATTCACAAAACCTCGTTAATTTTTAAGGTTGCAAGGTTGGTATGATTCTGAAATGCAAAAGTGCATGATCGGGATTAGGGCCTCTTTTGGACGGGGGATGGGAATTAAGGCCTGGTTTAGGACAGTTCATTATCTCAGTAAGACTTCGGATAACAGTAAGTGATGGATGACTTACCTTAGAGATCAACGGATCTCTGATCAGGAAAGCAGTCGACACTTCAGTCTTTTCTCCGCTCTTTTCGGAAACATAGTCCAGCATGTCCTGAAAAGAATTACCAGTCGTTTCGCCAACGTCCAATTCGCTAACATATTATGTCTTGTTACTTAAGAGGCGAAACAAGCGCTTTGCATGTACGTATATATACCTCGTTCTCTCAGCCATGATACAAAGAAGTGAGATACACTTGtatatatctcgttcttttaGTCACCTATCAGGCGAAAACAGTTAGGGAACTGACCTAACAAGTAAGCGAAGCGACTTAAGAAGTTAGCGAACAGGACGTTGGCGAAACGACTCGCAGGCAAAACGACCGTAAATCCTGAAAAGTATCAGCAGAACAGGATAAATAATTATCATGGTCATATTCATAATGAGGGAACTATGGGAAGTGTCTGTTGCTGTATTcctctttcttttacttgtttCTCAAGTCTTAATCACACGTGTTATCAGGTGCGTACGATTAAGGGCTCACTTAGCGAGGGATAAGACTGCCACTGACCTTATACTGCAACGACATGTTTATGTAAGAAGGCTGCTTTTTGTCCTCTTCACGTAGTTTCAAAAAACGCGGACACTTGTAATCAAACGGACGTAGAAGCtgccaaaaaagcaaaaacagagACCAGAGTGAAACAAGCGAGCAATATTGCTCCCACCGTTGCTTCACGTAAACAAAAGAGGTACTGAGCTAAGATCTAGCCGCTCTCTGTCTCTCTGTACTAACAGGAATTCCTTAGTGGCGATGTGTTTGCAAGCAAGAATTACAGACTCTAGTAGACTCTCGATATCTCTGCCAAGTTTTTAAAGGTTCAGGACAAACACATTTCTCGATTTCTTACCTTGAATACGTTCGGCTCATTTAATGGAAACGCATTAAGTCGAACTGAAAAAAAGTCGATAGTCATACTCCTTTTTCGCCCTTCAAGGGGGAATCCTTTCTACGCCACGCAAATATTGATGCACTACAAATGCACTACGAATTTCATCTGGGTCGATGTTTCTAGTGTTAGAATGGCCAAGTTTTTATTTCCAGCCAGTTTCGAAGAGCTAAATACGATGGAAGGTATTCCTATTTCTAGTCCCGTTGATACCTAAAACAAAGTTTTCACTTACGTAGTCGTCTTTCTTTGGGACCACATGAATCCCAATTGGTTGCCAGTCCAAATTATCACGCCATATCTGAAAACAGCAAAATTCGGCGCAATTAGACTCGGTTTCTTAATTGTTAACACTGGAACGTCTTTCGCTTCTTCAACATCAGTCGTCCACCTACGTCAAGCCGTGTTATCTTGTCTTTATCTCCAGTATAATGCCCCTACATCTTAATCCTAAGAATGGCTAGATCTTAAATCCAGTGGATCAATATCCCTATTATTTCATAAGTTATGACATCACCAAGGAAAATGCTACTGTGTGCAAGgtctcatttgaatggtcacatcataggatggCGATTTGGTCAGGCATTATCGAAGTTAAAAAGGACTCATTATATAGAATAAAACACCAAAGGATTTTATCATGAACCAAGTGAAAAATAAATCTTAAGAACCAGTGAATTAAGCCGGGAGGGTCTCATTTCATTGGTAACAAAAAATAGGATTTCGCTTACAGAGTTACCTACATTTATTTTCTCCGTAAGTGAAAGGGTGAAATTTGTCAACTGAAAGCGACTGtgaaatcaaaaagaaaaaatgaagtacCTGATTTCCACGAGGTGGATAGAGGCCGTTTAGCTGCGTCTGAGCACTCATTAAGCAGCGGTCCACATCAGTACTGCGAATATACAGCTGTTAAGAGAAACAGGGAGGTATATTAGTGCTGTAAATCATCCCTGAAATGATCTTGTGGCGAATACAGGGGAGGGTTACGGTTGTCCGAAGGCCGGGCTCCCTCCTTGATTTAGGCCAAGCGAAACTGGGGCTCCGAGATACTTACTTTAAGCCAGAGGGCTCTTATTCAAGGTACGGATCTGCCAATATTAAGTATTGACTTTTTTTGCtggcaaagaagaaaaaagtgagAAGGAGTTAGGCCTAGCAAACACTCGACTTTCAccagtttcattgttttgtttgtttccttgttttgtgGCAGCTTTTTCTAttcaatttttctttacttatctaattgtttattcatttttgaCAACTTCAGAAAAAGCACATTGTTTAACATTCGTCGCCAGTTCTTCTCCAGCCAAGGGGAATGGAAATCTGAAGGCAGAGTGAGACCTGGGTACAAACATTTTGGCTCTTGTAAACTATCGCTACTTCTAAAGAACTCCTCATGAAATGGTCATCTACCTACAAGACGTAAAAGTGTGAACAACATATGGCTGTTATTGATCTCAAGTCGCCCTTACCTCCTTGTGTATATAAGTTGAATTCAGTAGTTTGAACTCCTCCATGTATCGTTTCTTTAGAAACTTACCGAGGGCATATTCCTGGCGCATCCCTTTctaaaattgaaattttaataaacGAAAGTAAGGATATTATCGTTATCAAGATAGGAAGCTAAAAACAAGATAATTCATTATTCACAGTTCAATGTAATAAAATCAAAACACGCTGTTTTCATTAGTCAACAGTCTTCTTTGTCCAGGTAAAGAAAGTATGTACGTTTTCTGAATATATAGAAAAAATGCTGCAATGATTTAACAAATTTACGTCAACTTGTCAGAAATGAATCCAAAAATCCGCTTATTTTCCAAAGACATGGAAAGACATTTCGGCCTGTATACAGCCGCGCCCTTATTTCCCCTGCGGAAAAATATTTGGGAGAGCCTACCTCCCTGATTTATTTTGAttggagggggcggctgtataCAGGCTATCTGAAACTTTCAAAACTGACTGTCTTTGGAACAACTTTAAGtaaatttttagaaaattatATATAAATAATAGCTTAAAATATGTTAGTTATGTAGTATCTGTAAATGCCAGTCGAAAATTCCCCCGGAGAGCTGTCCATACATTGTATTAAAGTATCATCAAAGTATTTAAGATGTATATTGTAACAAATCAGACTAACCTGCGTTAGCATCCCTAAGCCTTGTGGCCAAGCATCTTCTTTATAAGGATCATTTGGGTAGATATGAGTAGGAGAACGGTTGCCATGACGATAAACCTGCAGCGAAAATAAATGATTATGATGGaaataatacagttaaacctctattaagaggacaccttcgggacctttcCAAGTGTTCGCTTAATAGAGTTTTGTAAAAGTTGCGCAATGTTTGTGAATGATTAAGTTTCAatggttactctgtactgtgataaagttccatgttgtttgtactttgtgcaagactttCTGTCTAATCTACAATTTATTGAGGGATGaatgatttatctttattaatcgactactGAAGAAAACTAGATATTTCAAGGATGTAATGCAAttatactactattgtcaattcagtccggtgtccgcttaatagaagttTTTAACGCTTAATtggggtccgcttaatagaggtttcactgtaataatattaataataagcGAAGTCGCTATCACCCTTGTGATGCTTTTCAGACTATTCCTGCACTGTTAATTTTAGTCCTTGGattaaattgtgctcaaatggctccagggGGTGAGGGGGGtggggctgaatcagactttgcaGGTAGCCTGCGGGGCTGAATTggcactttggggctgaaacagatctaaTTAAATTTCAGTGTGTGTATTAAAAAAGAAGTCCCTGGTATTCGCTAAAATGGAAAGCGTAAAAACCATTATTATACAGCTAAAAAAAGGTTCACAGCGGAAAGGAAACAAATTTGGGTAACCGACAGTGTTGCCAAGAATAAACCTCGTGAAACAGTTTAAGAAACGAACAGAAGGCTAAAATTGAATACTGAAATTAGTATAAGCTTTGACAAAGTCAATTTCAGTTTACTCAgctctttttcttttgcattcAACAGACTAAAGCCTTCTAGCTAGAAGTAAGTCTTTAAAAGTCATGTCGCCAAAAAACCGTTCAAGAATGAAATAATGCAAGAATCAAAGTATCAAGGGCTGTACTTCAAGCATCTTTCTATGATGATGTGAGAACGCCACGTCGTTCGAAGAATGTTGCCTGGGGAACCTGGGAAACTCTAGTAGACATCCATTGGAAAAGTCACCTTACTTAGAACCAGTCTATAAAGGTGGCGTTGCTACAAAAAACTTCTCAGAATTTGACATTTACTTTTAACAAAAGCTCTTTTATATGTGCGAGTTGGTCAGTGCAGTATCTAAGCTACTTGTATATTTCAGATCAATAGTGTTATGTTAACTCTTTGCTAGCGAAACATCATTGAATTGGATGGTGAAGTGTGTGgctgactttttaaaaacaactgttgCTCTGCGCCAGTGAACaagtaaaagagaaaattcGATTTTATCAACAGGTTTTACCGCTCGAAATATCGTTCTGTTAATTAACCAGTCTCGACTCGTTGTTATTAGAAAAACTGGTTATTTACATATGAATAATGAGAGTTTTTAAAGAGGGTGCATgaattacacacaaaaaaatcagaCATTCATTTAATCAATGACTTTtcaaaaaatgcttaattttatcCTGTTTTTCAAACCTTGCGCCTATTAGTTGCCTTAGTTCGACGTGTCCCTCGCTCTCGTGAAAACTCAAGTTCAAATACAACGTCTTGATAATATAATATGACCCTTTCACTTTTCGCTCAGTTTCTGGCAACATCTATTTGATGAACCCAATCAGTTAATTGAAAAGGTCCTTCAACCGTGGTGGAGGCGGCGAAAGtctcttaaaaaaaagaattcatgCATTCATGTTTAAAAATTTATCATTCTTATTCCATGgcgttcaatttgtcaaatgtttgtgaattgttttgaaattgaattctaaaagactgtatctaAGTTTAAAGAAGAACTAGAAAATccttgtcttgtgttcacgacCTCCAGAAATTTAGGCAGTTTCAAGTCGTGGTCGTTCAAAGACGActaggaaatgtacaaaaaagcgtgaagCGGTTCATGgaaagttcttgttttgcttatcCAAACCTCagtattgctttttttgcccGTTCTCCTTGACTTCGTCGTCGTGTTGTTTAACCTCCCCAATGTCGAAATAGAGTGAAAGCTGAGCGTGCCAGAACAgcttttgattttaaaaaatcgatAGAACTTTTCGTTTGATAACGAGGCTATTTGAACACGTCTGTTGATGACCTTTTCTGtcttattcatttttctttttctttttttcttttttttttttgaagaatacCGAATGGGTTCAGAAGCAGTTTCAAATGAGACCAGAACTTTACTCAAAATTCAAATGCCACTTCACAGAAACCCACCTCCGCCTTTCTTGAAAAATCGGGTGCTCATACTTccacattttatttcattatgtACAATTTACCAGTAATCAACATCTTCAATACTAGTACTAGGAAACCTAACCCAAAATTTTCGTGCTTAATCACGAATCATCGTCATAAACTGAGCTTATTTAAAAGTTCTCTAATGTCGGTTTTAGAAAACTATCGAGAAGTTTTTTCCATAAACTTCTACCACATAATTACGGTGCACTAGTAACTTCCCCACTTACTGCATTCATCATGATAAGTTTTTTCACATCTTTGCATTCAATTCCATTTAGCTGCAGCAAGCAAACCGCCAAACCAGCTAAGAAACAGAGAGAGAGATCAAAGCACCCCATGACGGTAGGTCTGTGCTCGGCGACAAACAGCTCTATGTGAATGAGCAGCGTGGCTGCAAATGAGTTTTAACCATACTGTAACGCACCTTTCTATACAAACTACTGAGTGTATCTATTATCTATTTCCAGCACTTTTTTTATCAGAAACAAAAGGCAAGGTGAGTTAATTAAGGGTTCATTTTCAGTCGCGCTTTTGCCACGTATCATAAATGAGTTGGGCAACCTTCGCGTCGCTACGTAAACTTCCAACCTTCCAGCTATTTTCAAcattgttaaataaaaaaaaaaagaatgaagtaAGATAATTACGTTTGCACTCTGTTGGGCTTTTTGTACCTATTCCAGTCATATGGCTGTCTCCGTGAGCTGACAAGGATCGTTTGTTCTGATTGGATGCCTCAGAGGACACGATGGGCGTAACAGGACAAGATTTTGTTCCCtttgaaaaacatttatttaGATGTTAACTAAGCAAGCTTGTTCGATCAAGATGGgattctagcctgcgaaaacagccattACTCCTCGCTCCTCATGGTTTGAGACGTTTGACGGCTGTTTTCCCAAGTTTTAGAGTAACCTGGCTCAATTTTCGATTCGCTTTGTAAAAAACAGTTCCGGTAGGCAAAGCGAAAcgaagagagaatgtatgagaacggCTAacattgggcctgatctcagatTAGTTATAGAGATGCCAGTcgtattcttttttcttcatctttttttaGGGACCTCAAATAAAACGCAATGCCTTTTCAATAACATCTAGCCGGCCTGTTGATCTCATGTACCCTTTAATCTATAACACAAAACACAGTATCAATTGGACGACTTATTATACTAGGGATGAAAACGATTTATAACATAGCAAAAGTAAAGtacgcgctctgattggtcaattaggCCATctaccatttgcccgtgggtgcatgccaaaaaactgagctagcgcggtaaaattgaGGCAAATTCAGCAAACCTCCTTTCCTGTCAGTAAAACTGGTAAAATGCACCGATCAAATGTACAAATggaaagtggaagttgaagaaaatacatAAATAGTCAGTTGtcgttttgaagaaaaaaggcaaaagatcAAGTTGCAAATTTCCCCGGGATGCCTTGATCACTGTTTTCTTCGCAGCTAGGATCGGCAGAAGAAAAACCAAGTGaacgaagatttaaggtacattttgtgtgttttaatAGAAGAGAAAGACTGTTTTGAAATGGAAATTTATCAATCaacattgtgttattgacttgtCAATCGGACTGATGTTTTTAATTAATCCCTGAGTTgttaaattcaagcaaattttaGAGGATTCGACACAGCTTTGTTGTGTggttttcatcgcatcgattaaaaattttagttgtaAAGGACACGTTATGGTGGAattgtagcctgaatttcatccgatttcttcgagtcgttttctccttttataacaactcgaagtaatcggatgaaattcaggcctACTGGAATtgtaaagcgaatttcatttgagtacagaaacatttgggttttcaaataaatttttcaaaaactg
This window encodes:
- the LOC140934855 gene encoding prostatic acid phosphatase-like isoform X1, which produces MGCFDLSLCFLAGLAVCLLQLNGIECKDVKKLIMMNAVYRHGNRSPTHIYPNDPYKEDAWPQGLGMLTQKGMRQEYALGKFLKKRYMEEFKLLNSTYIHKELYIRSTDVDRCLMSAQTQLNGLYPPRGNQIWRDNLDWQPIGIHVVPKKDDYLLRPFDYKCPRFLKLREEDKKQPSYINMSLQYKDMLDYVSEKSGEKTEVSTAFLIRDPLISKESQNMTLPDWVLNGTTYKDLGTVGDFSMMWNFNTREKARLTGGALVGRMIENMKLVLSPPNPKEPVRKAYLYSAHDTTVSAFLSALQVFDGISPDFSSAAILELFSSTKEVLKPSLSVRVLYRFGQHVPKILTLPGCEEFCPLERFIELTADVIPENVEKECALEQEKCTCFKVIDYKVEGCYKDRKGRNDTIFTKTFNTVKGVDRKNPDVEKIFLECKELAEKEGYEIFAIQKVNMCVTTASGKVADFKKFGGSKGCIVNKQGLGVGKRRAASFVYAA
- the LOC140934855 gene encoding prostatic acid phosphatase-like isoform X2, yielding MRQEYALGKFLKKRYMEEFKLLNSTYIHKELYIRSTDVDRCLMSAQTQLNGLYPPRGNQIWRDNLDWQPIGIHVVPKKDDYLLRPFDYKCPRFLKLREEDKKQPSYINMSLQYKDMLDYVSEKSGEKTEVSTAFLIRDPLISKESQNMTLPDWVLNGTTYKDLGTVGDFSMMWNFNTREKARLTGGALVGRMIENMKLVLSPPNPKEPVRKAYLYSAHDTTVSAFLSALQVFDGISPDFSSAAILELFSSTKEVLKPSLSVRVLYRFGQHVPKILTLPGCEEFCPLERFIELTADVIPENVEKECALEQEKCTCFKVIDYKVEGCYKDRKGRNDTIFTKTFNTVKGVDRKNPDVEKIFLECKELAEKEGYEIFAIQKVNMCVTTASGKVADFKKFGGSKGCIVNKQGLGVGKRRAASFVYAA